Proteins encoded within one genomic window of Solea senegalensis isolate Sse05_10M linkage group LG11, IFAPA_SoseM_1, whole genome shotgun sequence:
- the brpf3b gene encoding bromodomain and PHD finger-containing protein 3, with protein sequence MRKPRQKGQVAAGGRGDVKKSNGTVSGHVGVRQRSPSPYSLKASPSRETLTYAQAQKVVEVELDGRLHRISVLDPLEVITEDEMMAQDISECNSNKENNEQSSPPTSSAPTVRKPVTPRARRKDSKCPSIKSPPPSKNHCPNSHPQTPEKLHTTQHHHMTLPEPKFRVLEAFLPVEAPPLPTAYYRYIERSAEEQEAIAEYDMDEEDAAWLEMLNAGRTSEGYSTVSPDTFELLVDRLEEEAYQEARSRAPSHSTVDDDAFCCVCLDDECLNSNVILFCDSCNLAVHQECYGVPYIPEGQWLCRCCLQSPQKPVDCVLCPNRGGAFKQTSDGRWAHVVCAIWIPEVCFANTVFLEPVEGVNNIPPARWKLTCYLCKQKGRGASIQCHKANCYTAFHVTCAQRAGLFMKIDPVRETNVNGTMFSVKKTAFCEAHSPPGQETVSDEESEGRVVGSRGRASRGRSAYTVGPTTPKKGRKSDDDNKTPKKKGKKSSDSAQQTASPQVTVPHIPTTRLNAICKGIILQRKNQFMQRLHSYWLLKRQSRNGVPLVRRLHSTIQPQKTTEQPEVDEKVSAAREALRYWQKLRHDLEKARLLVELIRKREKLKREQVKVHQAFLEMQLTPMLMLLSSTLDQLQEKDTAKIFAEPVDIKEVPDYLEFINQPMDFSTMRSKLESHAYRSVADLEADFNLMVSNCLLYNAKDTLFHRAALRLRDLGGAVLRHAQRQATNTGLDLDTGMHLPGSPQKRDFYSCTWDDVDSVLDPENRLHMTVEEQLKELLEKLDFVTSMRCSGARTRRIRLLRREINSIRYRQGQHPRHSLLNGHMKEEEEDDEEEEDDEDDKDTKADNGLSLDKEDLKSTSPPTLEPTGPAPPPRRGDTPLEPPTLRPIVGEPQSPSWPCKRLKMDSDLSDSATENNICTKTQKQSVSTPPILHSEGQAVANGLPEPGVPPRPTVGGVGRRTSVLFKKAKNGAKLFRDRDSSLLNGKGLTDDSTSNTPSAPNSTASTPCSTPLSTPSKTPQKSPGPPTLNEQWTPGRDMCSDGELEKTPNHTLERGLTNGFNKHKDGGSDSDYSPCPVLHKEISSPPKRSLGKPALSKVSFMEIVNGDSDYTGNGSQTSEDETELDPLDLVWAKCRGYPSYPALIIDPEMPEDGLLHNGVPIPVPPKDVLHLGEQRQEETDGRLYLVLFFDNKRTW encoded by the exons ATGAGGAAACCACGTCAAAAAGGCCAGGTGGCTGCAGGAGGTAGAGGAGATGTCAAGAAGTCCAATGGAACCGTCAGTGGGCATGTGGGTGTCCGCCAACGATCTCCATCCCCTTACAGCCTCAAAGCATCTCCAAGCAGAGAAACTTTGACCTATGCCCAGGCGCagaaggtggtggaggtggaacTGGATGGTAGGCTTCACCGTATTTCTGTTCTGGACCCCCTGGAGGTAATTACTGAGGATGAGATGATGGCACAGGACATAAGTGAGTGTAACAGCAACAAGGAGAACAATGAACAGTCATCGCCACCTACCAGCAGTGCCCCAACAGTCCGCAAACCAGTCACCCCCCGAGCCCGCAGAAAAGACTCTAAATGTCCCTCTATCAAGTCACCTCCACCTTCAAAGAATCACTGCCCTAATTCCCATCCTCAAACACCTGAAAAATTACATACAACACAGCATCATCACATGACTCTTCCTGAGCCTAAGTTTCGGGTGCTAGAAGCCTTTTTGCCAGTCGAGGCACCTCCTCTGCCTACGGCATATTACCGCTACATAGAACGCTCAGCTGAGGAACAGGAAGCTATAGCAGAATATGATATGGATGAAGAGGACGCAGCCTGGTTGGAGATGCTCAATGCAGGTCGGACATCAGAAGGTTACTCGACTGTCTCACCGGACACCTTCGAGCTGCTGGTAGATCGACTTGAGGAGGAAGCGTATCAGGAAGCCCGAAGCCGGGCGCCCTCTCACAGCACTGTTGACGACGATGCCTTCTGCTGTGTATGCCTGGATGATGAGTGCCTCAACAGCAATGTCATCCTTTTCTGTGACTCCTGCAACTTGGCTGTGCACCAGGAGTGTTATGGAGTGCCCTATATACCTGAGGGCCAGTGGCTGTGCCGCTGCTGTCTCCAGTCCCCTCAGAAACCTGTTGACTGTGTACTGTGTCCAAACCGTGGAGGCGCCTTTAAGCAAACAAGTGACGGCCGCTGGGCCCATGTGGTTTGTGCCATTTGGATCCCTGAAGTCTGTTTTGCCAACACTGTGTTTTTGGAGCCTGTGGAAGGGGTCAATAACATTCCCCCAGCACGCTGGAAACTGACTTGTTACCTGTGCAAGCAGAAGGGCCGTGGCGCATCTATTCAGTGCCACAAGGCCAACTGTTACACTGCGTTTCATGTCACGTGTGCTCAGCGTGCTGGCCTGTTTATGAAGATTGATCCTGTGCGAGAGACGAATGTCAATGGGACCATGTTCTCCGTTAAGAAGACCGCTTTCTGCGAGGCCCATTCTCCACCAGGACAGGAAACTGTGTCAGATGAGGAAAGTGAAGGAAGAGTAGTGGGCAGCAGAGGGAGGGCGAGTAGAGGACGGAGCGCCTACACAGTGGGTCCAACTACaccaaaaaaaggcagaaaatcaGACGATGATAACAAAACACCtaaaaagaaagggaagaagAGCTCAGACTCAGCTCAACAAACTGCTTCACCACAAGTAACGGTGCCCCATATACCCACAACCAG GCTGAATGCCATCTGCAAAGGAATCATCCTCCAGAGAAAAAACCAGTTCATGCAAAGGCTGCATAGCTACTGGTTACTGAAGCGTCAGTCAAGAAACGGTGTGCCACTGGTCCGGCGTTTGCACTCGACCATCCAACCTCAAAAGACCACAGAACAG CCTGAGGTGGATGAAAAGGTCTCCGCAGCAAGAGAGGCACTGAGGTATTGGCAGAAGCTTCGGCATGACCTCGAAAAAGCTAGGCTGCTGGTGGAGCTCATCCGCAAGAGGGAGAAACTCAAACGAGAACAG GTCAAAGTTCATCAAGCATTTCTGGAAATGCAGTTGACCCCAATGTTGATGCTGCTCAGCTCCACACTGGACCAACTACAGGAGAAGGACACAGCCAAGATTTTTGCAGAGCCAGTCGACATCAAGGAG GTCCCAGATTACCTGGAGTTCATTAACCAGCCTATGGACTTTTCCACCATGCGCTCTAAGCTGGAGAGTCATGCTTACCGCTCAGTGGCTGACCTGGAGGCCGACTTCAACCTTATGGTGTCCAACTGCCTCCTCTACAATGCCAAGGATACACTATTTCATCGGGCAGCACTACGTCTTCGAGACCTAGGGGGCGCTGTACTGCGCCATGCACAGCGACAAGCCACCAACACCGGTCTGGACCTGGACACTGGCATGCACCTCCCTGGGTCACCACAGAAAAGAGACTTTTACAGCTGCACCTGGGATGATG TTGACAGTGTGCTGGATCCAGAGAACCGGCTCCATATGACTGTGGAGGAACAGCTCAAAGAGCTGTTGGAAAAGCTGGACTTTGTCACCTCCATGCGATGCAGTGGTGCTCGAACTCGACGTATCCGCCTGCTTCGCCGCGAGATCAACAGCATCCGCTACAGGCAGGGCCAGCACCCACGGCACAGCCTTCTAAATGGACacatgaaagaagaagaagaagacgatgaggaggaggaagacgacgaAGATGACAAGGACACCAAGGCAGATAACGGCTTATCTTTGGACAAAG AGGACCTCAAATCCACTTCGCCACCAACACTGGAACCTACAGggccagctcctcctccacgaCGGGGGGACACACCACTGGAACCTCCCACCCTGCGGCCAATCGTAGGGGAGCCCCAGTCCCCCAGCTGGCCCTGCAAGCGACTAAAGATGGACAGTGACCTCTCAGACAGCGCCACAGAGAACAATATTTGCACTAAAACACAGAAGCAGTCGGTGTCAACACCTCCCATTTTGCACAGTGAAGGGCAGGCAGTTGCTAACGGTCTGCCAGAGCCCGGCGTCCCCCCGCGACCCACCGTTGGGGGAGTCGGAAGAAGAACCTCAGTGTTATTCAAGAAGGCGAAAAATGGGGCAAAGCtgttcagagacagagacagtagTTTATTGAATGGGAAGGGGCTGACAGACGACAGTACAAGCAACACGCCTTCAGCACCCAACTCCACAGCCAGCACCCCGTGCTCCACCCCTTTGTCCACTCCTTCCAAGACCCCACAGAAAAGCCCCGGACCCCCCACCCTCAATGAACAGTGGACCCCCGGTCGAGACATGTGCTCAGACGGTGAGCTAGAGAAGACGCCAAATCATACACTGGAAAGAG GTCTTACCAACGGCTTCAACAAGCACAAAGATGGTGGGTCTGACTCTGACTACAGTCCTTGCCCTGTCCTCCACAAAGAAAT CAGCTCACCACCCAAACGAAGCCTCGGGAAACCAGCTCTTTCCAAAGTTTCCTTCATGGAGATAGTCAATGGAGACTCGGATTACACTG GGAACGGCAGCCAAACATCAGAGGATGAGACAGAACTGGACCCTCTAGATCTGGTTTGGGCCAAATGTCGAGGATATCCCTCCTATCCTGCTCTG ATCATCGACCCAGAGATGCCCGAGGACGGACTGCTGCACAATGGGGTTCCCATCCCTGTCCCACCCAAAGACGTCCTCCATCTGGGGGAGCAGAGACAAGAGGAGACCGACGGGAGGCTCTACCTGGTGCTTTTCTTTGACAACAAGCGAACATGGTGA